Within Paenibacillus sp. J23TS9, the genomic segment CGCGATCACATTGGCTTGATCTACGCTGATCAGCGGCTCCGCCGCCTGGCTTCCTCCAGGCACGAGGCTGACAGGATAGTTCAGCTCGTAGGCTTCCTGCACAACAGGACTGTCCAGGAAAGCGCCATTCCAGAACGTAAATCCGTAAGTAAAATGGTGCACCCCTTGGTCTGAAGTTTCATCCGGCCATGTCGGAGCCCGTAGCAGCGTTAAGCTCATCGTGTTATCGTTGACGGAAATGCCGTATTTGCAGTCGTTCAGCAGCGCGAAGCCGCGGTTCGCTTCCGCAAGCGCAGACCACTTATGCTGAACCACTTCGTAACGGTCCGCATCATGCGGACGCGAAGCATGGTTCGGTCTCTTCACGTAACCAAACTGAATTTCCTGCAGCGATTCGTTCGTATGAACGCGGACCGGGAAATCGACTTTCAGCAGCTTATTCTTCTCACGCCAGTGAATCGTCGTGTGAAATTCCACCCGGCGGCTGCCGGCACGCAGACGGATATCCTGAACCATGGTCGATTGGTTCAATTCGCGCTCGACCCGGATATTCGCGAAGAGCGGACCGTTCGCGGTGACGGATACCTTGGAGCTTGCGTTCAGCTCGACAGGTGCCAAGCGATAGCGCCGATCGATCTCCCATGCATCGAAATCCGAATTTTGATCCCGGTACATCCGCATGGCGTTGCAGCGGTCCGCCGCCCATTCCGTTCCGGTCTCTTTGTCGAATATACGGGTAAGCTCGCCTTGTTCGTTCATTTCGAGCGCAATCCATTCGTTCTCCATATGCGATTCCGTTGCCATGACGGCGGGCACGGCAGGGTGATTCGCCGCTTCTGGTACCGTCTTATACGTCGACCAGCCTATTGAAGGCGTCTCCACCTCGGCATAGCGGATACCTTCGTGCAGCTGCACCGGCATGGCCGCGCCATTCTCGCTTGCAATTCCATTGACGCCAGCCGGCAATGCGACCAGTTCCTTTCTTGGCCAGGACAGCGAGTTAAAGACGGTAACGCGGGAGACATCGTCATCTGTCAGCGCATTTCTTACGTCCGAAGCCATGTCGTACACGCGCTGATTCAATTCCTTCAGCTCAAGCTGCGCCTCTTCATGGACACGATGGATGGATGAGCCTGGCAGGATATCATGGAATTGGTGCAGCAGCAGAACCTTCCATAAACGGTCCAGCTCCTCGTGAGGATATGTCCGGTAATGCAGCAGCTCCGCTGCTGCTCCCCAAAGCTCCACCTCGCGGAAACCGATTTCCGCCTTCCGGTTCAGCTTTTTAATGATGGCTTGCGTCGTATAGGTCCCGCGGTGAGCGGGATAATAGAGCTCTCCCACGTATTTGGCATCCGGGATGCCCTTTTCGATCTGATCCTCGAAAAATTCGATCGGCGAGCCATGCTTCGTTTTGGGAACGCCCTCCAAATTACCGAGTCTGCGCATAAACTCGAGATCGTCGCGGTTGGAGCCGCCGCCTCCGTCTCCGTGTCCGAACTGGGTAAGCCGCGTAGAGATTCCTTCCAGCTGGACGCGGTCGCTCCACTGATGGATTAAGAATGACGGATTGATCCGGATCGGGTAGTAGTCGCCGTAATTCATCAGATGCGTCAAAATTTGCGAACCGTCGATCCCTTCCCACATAAACGTATTATGCGGGAACGGATCTGCGATATTGTCGTAAGTACCGAACAATTTTGTAGACGCGAAATATTTGATCCCGCAGCCCTTCATGATTTGCGGCAGGTTCCCGGAATAGCCGAATACGTCAGGCAGCCACAGCATTTCGTTGTCCACGCCGAATTCTTCCTTAAAGAAGCGCTTGCCGTGCAGCACCTGGCGAATCAGGCTCTCGCCGCCGGGCAGATTCGTATCAGGCTCCACCCACATGGAGCCTTCAGGAATAATTCTGCCTTCCTTCACCGCCTGTTTGATGCGCTCGTACAGCTCCGGATACAGCCTCTTGACCAGCTGGAACAAATACGGTTGACTCTGGGTGTACGTGTATTCCGGATATTCGTCCATGAGCGCAAGCTGATTGGACATGGTCCGCGCAATCTTCCGCTTCGTCTCCGCGATCGGCCACAGCCAGGCGACATCCAGATGGGACTGTCCCATCAGGTACAGAGTAGGCGCCGTCGAACCGTTCACGCAGGAAAGGAGCGGCTCCATGATCTTTCGGCACTGCTTTACGTTCTCTCCCAACCCTTCCTGGCGCAAGGTCAGGTCGACCGTCGCAAATACTTGGGTCAGGCAGCGGTCAATTTCCGCAACACGGAGGGATTTGGCATCGAGATGGCTGCGAAGATCGTACAAGCATTCCAAATCGATGAAAAATTGGTACACGTCCTCTTCAAAAATGCAAAGCTGTGACTCTCCGAACATCGGCCGGGAATCCGTATGACCCGCATACGCTTCTGCGACAATGTCGAATTGCTCGCCGGTTTTCGCTGAACGGGATAAAGTCACGTAATGATGGTTGAGATCCTTAGCACCGCTCACGATACCGTTAATATAGACGGTCGCTTCGGATCCAAAGTCTAGCATGGCCACAATCCGTTTGCCTTCGGCTTCCTTGGGGACGACGACAGTCGAATGAAACCAGCCGTATTCCCATTTCTCTCCCCACCGTTGACCCGGAACGATGCTCTGGAACGGTCGCCCGTTCATTTCATGGATAAACAGCTGTTCCTTTGTCGTAAAACCGGAAAAATCGATTGGAGAAACCTTCGTTATCATATATTGATCTCTTTTATTCAGCAGCTTTTCGGCATGGAATAAAATCTCTTTTTTTTCACTCATGGTTTTTCTCACATCCTATGGTTGCGTAATCTACGATCCTATCGCTATCGATATACCGCCTCCCGCTGCGTTCGGCAGCGGGAGGACTTACCTCTATTCATTTGCCGTGGCTCTTTGCGCAGCATCGTTATAAATTTTCAGCACTTCATCGATGTCGCCCATTTTTTTGAGCTTATTGATGAAGGCCTGCCAGTTATCGAAGCTGTTCTTGCCTGCCACGAATTTGGCCTGTTCTTCCGTCACGAACGTCTTCACCGGGTTCATGATCTCCGAGATCCGCTGGCTTTCGTTACCCGTAAGCTGAATCGACGGCTCGCTAAGCCAGGAAGGGACATAGTCATTCTTGGGCATGGGTAGACTCGTCAGGAATGGCGATTTCTCAATCGGCACCTCTTCATATTTGCCGTTAAATACCGTATAGTCTGTCGCGGCAAAATCTACGAACGCTCTTGCGTCGCTCACCATCTGCAGGCCGGGGTTATAGTTTCGGCTTGCGCGCATGCCGTATTTATCGCCCTCAAGCCATGGATCCTTGGCCGTTTTGAGCGAGTCGACAAAGGTTGGAACGCCGTCTTCTCCGACCGTATAGGTCGTGCCCTCGATTCCCCAGGTAATGAGCCGGATCATTTCATCCGAATATTGATAATCGATGAATTTGATCAATTCTTCAGGATTTTTCACTTTTGAGCTTACGCCGTAAACTGCCCAGCCTAAGTCAGGAGTATTGCCGTTCACAACCTCCTGCCAGGCCTTTCCGTATTTCGGATTGTCCGGATACAGCGAAACCGCGTAAATCTTGCCGTCGTTAGCCGTTCTGGTGTACTCCGCCGGCGTCGTAAACCACTGCGTCAGCCACATCAGGTTGTCGCCGTTCAACGCTTTTCTTTTCAGCGTATCGTCCGTATCAATCGTATACTCCGGATCTAACAGCTTCTCCGCATACAGCTTATTCGCGAATTGGAGCGCGTCTTTATATCCGTCTTCCAACACTCCGTATACGTATTTCTCCCCATCCCAGAAGATTTCGTCCCGGATGTGGTTCGCGGAGAACAGGGATCTCAGGCTGTTCCATTTGGTTGCGACGGGATATTTGTCCGGATAGAGCTCTTTAAGCTTCTTGGCGGCTTCATAAAATTCATCGAGCGTTTCCGGAATTTTGATGTTATTGGCCTTAAACACGTCATAGCGGTAAGCCGACGTATTCTGGATGAGCATACCGCGATCCTCGGGGAACCGGGGCGTGGAGGTTTCTCTAAAGGTGTACATCTTGCCGTCGGCATCCGTTACCCGCTTCATTCCGTTCTTGACCTTGCTGATGTAGTTCATATAGTTCGGCATTAGATCTTTATATTGGGTTAACTCGAGAAGCTGGCCTTGCGCGGCCATTTCGGTCGTATCATAGAATAATGGCGTCACGAAGAAGTCCGTCAGATCGTCGCTTGCGATCGTGAGCTTAACCTTCTCGTCATACTCAGAGGACGGAATATAGTTATATTTGATTTCTACCTTCTTGCCCATGTAAGCTTCCATGCGTCTGTGCCATTCCTTGCCTACCAGACTATTCGGATTATCCACGCCGCTCGCGGGCAGCGTGACCGAGAAGTGCATCACTTCCTGAGTATCTTCCTTGGCATCGGAATTTTCGGACTTGTTCGAACATGCGGACAAAACCATCAGCACGGCCAGCCCAAGGACCAACATTTTTGCCAGTTTATTCATTCGGTTCCCCCCTAATCTCACAATCATTTTCGAATCTGCTATTCATGCCTTGTCACGAACATCTGCGCACCCTTACACCGCCGCCTCCGCTTCTTAGCCTTTGATGGAGCCGACGAATATCCCTTTGGTAAAATGCTTCTGGAAGATCGGATAGATGCACATGATCGGAAACATGGTAATAATGATGACGCTCATGCGTACCGCCTTCGGATCAAGCGTTTCACCCGGGGCATTAATAGCGACTGAGCCACCTCCCACTCGCCCTTGAATCGCTGTCGTATCCAAGGTGAACAGGTAGTTTCGGAGCACCATCTGCAAAGGATACATATCCTGATTTCGCAAATAAATCAAAGCTTCAAACCAGCTGTTCCAGCTTCCGACCAGACCGAACAGGGCAAAGGTTGCAAAAAGCGCCTTCGACAACGGCAGGATGATTTTGAATAGAACCACCAAATCATTCGCGCCG encodes:
- a CDS encoding extracellular solute-binding protein, giving the protein MNKLAKMLVLGLAVLMVLSACSNKSENSDAKEDTQEVMHFSVTLPASGVDNPNSLVGKEWHRRMEAYMGKKVEIKYNYIPSSEYDEKVKLTIASDDLTDFFVTPLFYDTTEMAAQGQLLELTQYKDLMPNYMNYISKVKNGMKRVTDADGKMYTFRETSTPRFPEDRGMLIQNTSAYRYDVFKANNIKIPETLDEFYEAAKKLKELYPDKYPVATKWNSLRSLFSANHIRDEIFWDGEKYVYGVLEDGYKDALQFANKLYAEKLLDPEYTIDTDDTLKRKALNGDNLMWLTQWFTTPAEYTRTANDGKIYAVSLYPDNPKYGKAWQEVVNGNTPDLGWAVYGVSSKVKNPEELIKFIDYQYSDEMIRLITWGIEGTTYTVGEDGVPTFVDSLKTAKDPWLEGDKYGMRASRNYNPGLQMVSDARAFVDFAATDYTVFNGKYEEVPIEKSPFLTSLPMPKNDYVPSWLSEPSIQLTGNESQRISEIMNPVKTFVTEEQAKFVAGKNSFDNWQAFINKLKKMGDIDEVLKIYNDAAQRATANE
- a CDS encoding glycoside hydrolase family 38 C-terminal domain-containing protein, with product MSEKKEILFHAEKLLNKRDQYMITKVSPIDFSGFTTKEQLFIHEMNGRPFQSIVPGQRWGEKWEYGWFHSTVVVPKEAEGKRIVAMLDFGSEATVYINGIVSGAKDLNHHYVTLSRSAKTGEQFDIVAEAYAGHTDSRPMFGESQLCIFEEDVYQFFIDLECLYDLRSHLDAKSLRVAEIDRCLTQVFATVDLTLRQEGLGENVKQCRKIMEPLLSCVNGSTAPTLYLMGQSHLDVAWLWPIAETKRKIARTMSNQLALMDEYPEYTYTQSQPYLFQLVKRLYPELYERIKQAVKEGRIIPEGSMWVEPDTNLPGGESLIRQVLHGKRFFKEEFGVDNEMLWLPDVFGYSGNLPQIMKGCGIKYFASTKLFGTYDNIADPFPHNTFMWEGIDGSQILTHLMNYGDYYPIRINPSFLIHQWSDRVQLEGISTRLTQFGHGDGGGGSNRDDLEFMRRLGNLEGVPKTKHGSPIEFFEDQIEKGIPDAKYVGELYYPAHRGTYTTQAIIKKLNRKAEIGFREVELWGAAAELLHYRTYPHEELDRLWKVLLLHQFHDILPGSSIHRVHEEAQLELKELNQRVYDMASDVRNALTDDDVSRVTVFNSLSWPRKELVALPAGVNGIASENGAAMPVQLHEGIRYAEVETPSIGWSTYKTVPEAANHPAVPAVMATESHMENEWIALEMNEQGELTRIFDKETGTEWAADRCNAMRMYRDQNSDFDAWEIDRRYRLAPVELNASSKVSVTANGPLFANIRVERELNQSTMVQDIRLRAGSRRVEFHTTIHWREKNKLLKVDFPVRVHTNESLQEIQFGYVKRPNHASRPHDADRYEVVQHKWSALAEANRGFALLNDCKYGISVNDNTMSLTLLRAPTWPDETSDQGVHHFTYGFTFWNGAFLDSPVVQEAYELNYPVSLVPGGSQAAEPLISVDQANVIAETVKLAEDGSGDWIVRLYESKGASIACELRAGLPAAAVHETDMLEEKMVELPHEGGKVLLQFRPFEVKTIRLQVERKE